Below is a genomic region from Cohaesibacter intestini.
CATAACAACGGGGGGCAGGATCAATGGCAAATGGGTGATTCCATCGACAATGATCTTGCCGGGAAATCTGGGGCGAGACAGCAAAGTAGCGGTCATGATCGCTAAGGGCAAGGCGCAGCAGACAGCGGTTGCTGAAATCTTGAAGCTCAGGATTAATGCTTCTGCTTCTGCGGTGGTGATCAGATCCATCATCGGCTGCCTTTGCCTTGTTGATGCCTTTGCCTCAACGCGTCGTCCTACTTTTCTGTTGCGGTCGAGAATCCATAGCGCCGGAATATTGCCATGCCCTCAGTGCCTGACAAAAAGGAAAGCAATTGCTCTGCGGCAGTGGATTGGCTGTTTGTGGTCTTTGCGAAGACATAGCGGATAGGAGGCCCCGTTCTTTCAAAGACATAGAGGATCTGCAGATCCTCTATACCGACCATATCACTTTTATAGACAATGGCGAGCGGAACTTCCCTGCGTGATACCAAAGCCACGGCTGCCCGAACATTGTCTGTGCGTGCTATGCGTCTGGATGTTGCTTGCCATAGGCCCAACGCCTCTAGCGCCTGTTTTCCATAGATCCCAGCGGGCACATGGTCGGGATCTCCCATGGCGATCAGACCGTCCTTTCCAAGTCGAGAAAACAAATGCTTTTCGCTGAGATGGGGGAGAGACTTCTGTCCGTTTCCAAATGGTCCGACGAGTACAAGGTCGTTGGACAAGGAGCGGCTCTGGTGTTGCGGATCGAGCAGGCCACGATCGAGCAGATAGTCAGCCCATGCTTCGTTGGCCGAGAGAAACAGATCGGCATCGGCTCCTGCCTCGATTTGCCGGGCAAGGGTCGATGAGCCCGCAAAGGACAGACGGATAGCAATGCCGGTTTGCTGTTCGAAGCGTTTGGCCGCTTCACCAACCGCGTTGGTGAGGCTGGCTGCTGCGAAAACTGTCAGCCTGTTCTCGTCGGCACGGGTGGGAATGGCCAGCATTGCAAGGCTGGTCGACAGGAGAACGAGGAGCCGAGGGAAATGGAAAAGGGCACGCAACACTGGATTGGTCCTTAACGATCTGGTTTGTCGGCAGGCCGACATTACATCTGTGATGTCCCATTGTGCATATTCCAGACCAGCTTTGAAGCGTCTGAATGGGGTTGCTCGGTAGATGGGCGGGATAGAGGCTCGACTCGACCGCTTTTGGACAAAGTTGAGAAGTACAACCAGAAGGTTTTGTTAACCATAATGGGTCCGAAAACCCCATATTTTTCAATGTTATTCATCGTGGGGATTGCCAAAGAAACAAAACAGGGTGACACTTTACCCTCCACGGATAGGGGGAGCGGTGGCCTTCCTGAGGTGCGTTTCGCGCATCGATCCGGATCAGTGACGGGTATGGAGTTGCAGATCCTAGTCGGATCCTCTTCTCCGACCAATGGGGTTAATCCAGGATCAGGCGGCTTGCAGTTGGCGGGGCGCTTGAGGATCCAGAGGGTGAAGCAATGAAGACGATGCAATTTTTCGCAACAAGCGCTCAGATCTTGCGTTTGGTCGTGGTCGCCTCGATGATGACGCTTGTCAGCGTCGTTGGAGGCAAGGCAGCAGGTGACACGCCATTCTTTACAGGGGTTTGGGAATTGCGTGATGCGAATGGTGTACGGCCACTGGTCATGAGTGACTGGCTGATTTTCGACAAGAAACTACCGAATACTTGGCTTTATATGCGCTCGGATTCTGTGCCGGGTGTCCGTTATACCTTCCATGCGCGCCGCGTTTCAGTGAATGGATTGTCTGCGGCGTTGGTGGAAGTGGCCCGCGTTGACGATCAAAAGATGCTTTACCGCATGAGCGCCAATGGCACTGTCATCGAGCAGGGTGAAGCCCATCGCCTCAGCGTGCCCAATGCCGACAAATCCTGCCTCGCGGTGGATACGGAAATGAAGGATCTGCTTGGCAGCTGGGTGTTGGCCAGTGACAAGAAGAAACGCATGAAGCTCAGTGAAACCGAGCTGGAGTTGGCGGGCAA
It encodes:
- the modA gene encoding molybdate ABC transporter substrate-binding protein — translated: MLRALFHFPRLLVLLSTSLAMLAIPTRADENRLTVFAAASLTNAVGEAAKRFEQQTGIAIRLSFAGSSTLARQIEAGADADLFLSANEAWADYLLDRGLLDPQHQSRSLSNDLVLVGPFGNGQKSLPHLSEKHLFSRLGKDGLIAMGDPDHVPAGIYGKQALEALGLWQATSRRIARTDNVRAAVALVSRREVPLAIVYKSDMVGIEDLQILYVFERTGPPIRYVFAKTTNSQSTAAEQLLSFLSGTEGMAIFRRYGFSTATEK